The Rhodospirillales bacterium genome includes the window ATCTCTGACACGGTCTGTTTTTTATCAACCGGACGATGGGCGATCGCCACCGGATAGCCATTGCGCTCCCGAACCAGCTTGCGAACCAGCGGCCAATCCAGCAAAGCCTCGTCTTTGCCGGCGGCTTTGATAATGGCCTTCATCTCATCAGCGCCCAACTGGTAATCCGGCAAACCGCCCTCTTGCTCGATCTTAATTGCCTGATCGAGCCGTGGGTGCGCTTCCAGATAAAGCGTATCGTCAATCCACGCCAGCTTAACGGGCTGGTCAATCACGGTTACTTTGGTCCCCACCGGCACATCCCGGTACATGGTCTTGATGTCTTCGGGATAAAGACGGATACAGCCGCTGCTAACCCGTCGCCCTATACCATACGGCTTGTTGGTACCGTGCAGGGCATATTGCGGCCACCCCAGATAAAGCGCATGCGTTCCCATCGGGTTTTCAGTCCCCGGCGGCACTGCAGCCGGCAGATCCGGATTTTCTTCGCGCATCCGGGGCGTCGGCCGCCAGATTGGGCCGTCAACCTTGCGGACAATACTGGTCGTTCCCGTCGGCGTCGCCAAACCTTCGCGGCCAACCCCCAGCGGATGAGTGATTGGCGGCTCGTTCTTATCCTTGAAATAATAAAGCCGCATTTCCGGCAAATTAATAACGATCCCCTGATGATCGGCATCCGGCAAAATATGACGCGTCGGAAGCGTCAATTTTACATCCGCGCCCGGCAGCCAGGGATCAATATCCGGATTGGCGCTGCGCAATTCGTTAAACCCGATATTATTGTCGCGGGCAATCTGGATAAACGTGTCCTCAAACACCGTCGTATGAGTCTTCATATCCCCGATATAAGGACGGTCATAAACGTCCGCCGCCCAGACAGGAAAAGCAGCGATAATCAATAAAGCAGGCAGAAAAAAACGCATAACAATCATGCCATCCTTGCTTCCAGACCTTCGATGATCTTATCCATGAACTCTTCCGTCGTCAGCCATTTTTGATCGCCGCCCACCAGCAGCGCCAGATCCTTGGTCATGTGCCCGGCTTCGACCGTTTGCACGCAAACATCCTCCAGCCCCTTGGCAAAATCAATCAAGGGCTGGTTACCGTCAAACTGGCCGCGATACTGCAGCCCGCGCGTCCACGCAAAGATGGAGGCAATCGGGTTGGTCGAGGTCTTCTCGCCCTTCTGGTGCTGGCGGTAATGGCGGGTAACCGTGCCGTGCGCCGCTTCCGCCTCGACACAGGTTCCATCCGGCGTCAGCAACACGGATGTCATCAACCCCAGAGACCCAAAGCCCTGTGCCACAATATCGGACTGCACATCCCCGTCATAATTTTTGCACGCCCAGACAAAGCCACCGCTGGATTTCACGGCCTGCGCCACCATGTCGTCTATAAGGCGATGCTCATACCACAGCTTACGCTTGTCGAATTCAGCCTTGAACTCTTCGTCGAAAACACGCTGGAAAATCTCGATAAACCGGCCGTCATATTGCTTGAGGATCGTATTCTTGGTCGACATGTAAACCGGGTAATTGCGCTGTACACCATAATTAAAACAGGCGCGGGCAAACCCCTCAATCGACTCGTCCAGATTATACATCCCCATCGCCACGCCGCTCGAAGGAAAATCAAAAACCTCATATTCCACCGGCGCGCCGCCATCGGCAGGCGTATAGGTCATCGTCAGGCGTCCCGGTCCCGGCACTTTAAAATCTGTCGCCTTATACTGGTCACCAAACGCGTGACGCCCGATCACCATGGGCGCCGTCCAGCCCGGCACATAGCGTGGCACGTTGGAACAAATAATAGGTTCCCGGAACACGGTGCCATTCAGGATATTCCGGATCGTCCCGTTCGGGGACTTCCACATTTTCTTCAGGGAAAACTCTTCAACCCGCGCTTCATCCGGGGTAATGGTCGCGCATTTAACGCCGACCCCGTGTTTTTTAATCGCGTTGGCGGCATCAACCGTCACCTGGTCATCCGTCGCATCGCGGTTTTGAATCGAAAGGTCGTAGTACGCCAGATCAATATCCAGATAGGGCTTAATCATCCGCTCCCGGATCATCTCCCAGATAATTCGGGTCATTTCGTCGCCGTCAATTTCCACCACCGGATTATCTACTTTGATTTTGGTCATAATCACAAATCCCTTTTTAAAAACGTGCTTTGCATGATCCCCCATAGTAAAGAAAATCAGCGGCAAGGAAACACGAATTTACATCGCGCCTGACTTTCACTACAACAAGATAAGAAACGAATAAAATATAACAACCTCAGAAAGAAAAATGATGGCGGCATCAATCTTCCCAAAATCCACTGAAATACCGGTTCGCGCCCTGTTCATCGGCCAGCAAATCAACCTGAAAGCCTTTGATAAGTCACAAAAACTGGCAACGGCACCTTTTACGGTTCGCGCCGGAACCGCAGGCTGCGCCGTCATTTTCCGCTATGGCGTCATTGTTCTGTTTGGTCTTGATTCGGCGGAAGAGGCAATTTTTATCCGCAATATCGAGCAATGGATCATTGATCCCTTCGACCACCCGGAATCCGAAGAAGCCTTAATCATCATCAATTCCAAACAGGCCGAAAGCACGGACAGTGAAGAAATTTACCTGAAGAACACAACAATCGAGCGCCTGCAGCTAATCGCTGACATTCTGGCCAAAAACGTGATTTTGTCGCACTATGAATCGCATGTATCCGGTATTTTTGACCGGATTGATCCATTTGCCCACGACCTTCAGAAAAACGCGCGGATCAATGGAAGGAAAGCACGGGAACTCCTGCGTCACACGGGCGCCAGCCTTATGATCCAAAGTAAAATGATCGGCCGTGTCGAAGTCAGCGAAAAACCGGATCTGCTCTGGGATCACCCGGAACTGGAACGGCTGTACCTGCGGCTGGAGGATGAATACGAGCTGACCGAACGGCATAATGCCCTGAAACACAAACTGGAACTTGTCCATCAGACAGCGGAAACGCTGACCGGGTTACTCGGCGAACGACGCACCCTGCATGTGGAATGGTACATTACCATCCTGATCGTGATCGAGATTTTTCTGGGTCTCGGCGAACAGTTCCTGTGGGGAGGGCACTAGAAAAAATCTAAAGGGGTTTGTCTCGGATTTTCTCCAAAAACTCAGGATTTACAGACAAACGGAAGGGATTTTTTCAAAGGCCTGGATTTCCGCGCTTCCTGACACGATGCCCAAAGAGACAATAACTTGATTGCCGATTCAAAAACATTGGTCTTGTCATCGACACAGCTACCACCGCAATCTTCAACAATGATGCGATAACGAACACCTTGGCGGCTATCCGGCTCTTTCCTGAGATCAATTTTGGAAATCCCGTCTACACGATTTCCATACGTAATTGAAAAAGTCGGAAAACCCGTTTCATGGAAAAAAGCCGAACTTAAATGAGTCCCCTGCCCCCAGGAGCTAAACGATAACATAAGGCGGCGTCTTTCTTCGTAAGAAAACCCCTCACCACCAGCAGCCTGCCTAAAAGACAATATATTACCGGCCATCGCCTTCGCCATAAAACGTTGCTCTTACTCTATATAAACCACAAAATTGATAGCAACCATCTTATGGTAAGTCAATGTTTTACAAAAGTTATGACGATAAATCGGATATTTCCATCACCAGCCGGTCATACGCCCGGTCGAACAGCCCGCTTTTCATGATCCGGCCTTTTCCCTCTTTCCAAACCTCGTACATCACGGTATTCGGTCCGACATGGCGGATGGCAAAACGCAAGACCGGCGGCAGGTATTCGCTCTTGTAATAGGCATACTCGGCAAGTCCCTCATCGAAATCGACATCAATCGTCCGGTGGCCCAGGGTTTTATCGGAAACCGCCTGTAAATAAAGAGCATCAAGCCGCTTGAACTGGGCATTGGTAAACCCGGCTTTTTCAAGCTTTTTAAAATACGGATTTTCGATGACTCTCAGATTCATTACTCTTATAGTATAGCACGGTTTCACTGAAATTTTCGACAAAAGGAGAACACCTATGGTTTTACTCCACACCCCGGAAAAAGACAGCTCGTTCCACGCGCCGGACTTCAGCCTGACGGGGACGGACGGCGCTGTCCATACACGGGAAAGCTGCAGCGGCGACAACGGCCTTCTGGTTATGTTTATCTGTAACCACTGCCCCTATGTGAAGGCCATTATCAACCGGCTGGTGCCCGACTGTGCCGCCCTGCAAAAAGCCGGGATTGGCTGCGTGGCCGTTATGCCCAACGATACAGCCAACTACCCCGAAGACTCGCTGCCGAACATGAAAGTCTTTGCCCGCGAACACGGGTTTACCTTTCCTTATCTGATCGACGAAACACAGGAAATCGCCCGCGCTTACGGGGCCGTTTGCACACCCGACCTGTTTGGTTTTAATGTTAACGGTATTTTGCAGTACCGCGGGCGCCTCGACAGCGCCGGCCCCAACGAGGCCGAAACAGACACGGTCCGTGAATTGCGCAACGCCATGCTGGCCATCGCTGAAACCGGGACAGGCCCCGCCAAACAGGTTCCCTCAATGGGTTGTTCGATCAAATGGAAATGATTTAAAGAATAAGACTGGCAATAACGGCTGTTTTCGTTAAGATAGCGGCCGGAAACAAGAAACCAAACAGAGATAAAACGATCATGGCTACCAAGGAATTACCGCAGAACGACCTGATTCACGAGATTGAAGAATCCCTGCGACAGGAAAAACTCGAAACGCTTTGGAAAGAATACGGCTCATACCTGATCGCCGGGATCATCCTGACGATCCTGTTCACCGCCGCCATTACCAGCTGGCGCAGCTGGAACACGAAGGTCAATGAAGCCGCAACGGCCAGCATAATGGAAGCACTGGAAGCCGACGATCCTGTACGGGCCCTGACAGATGCCTCCAAAAGTCTCCGGGCGGGACACGGCGCGCTAGCCACCTTGACGGCCGCCGGCATATTGATGCAAGACGGTAAAAACGAAGAGGCGCTGGTCCAACTGGAAAACACCGCCAACAATAAAAAACTCGACGCGCAATGGCGCGATCTGGCTAATGTCCTGATGGTTCGCCTTTCATGGGGTATACAAACCGAAGCAACAGATACGGATGCCTTGCTGGCACGGTTGTCCCCCATTACAAGCAACAACAAAAATATATGGCAACCGGAAGCTTTGCTGCAATCCGCCCTGATCGAAGCCCATGACCGCGAAAATTACACGCAGGCCCGCGCTTATTTAACGCAGATAATCGAAAACAACGAAGCGCCTGCTGCATTAAAAACCAAGGCAACAATGCTGGATCATGTCTATGAAGTGAAGGAAACCGCGAAGGAGACTGCGCAATGACCGCCTTTAAACACACAGCCCGTTTGTCCTTGCTCGCCCTGT containing:
- a CDS encoding RMD1 family protein; this encodes MAASIFPKSTEIPVRALFIGQQINLKAFDKSQKLATAPFTVRAGTAGCAVIFRYGVIVLFGLDSAEEAIFIRNIEQWIIDPFDHPESEEALIIINSKQAESTDSEEIYLKNTTIERLQLIADILAKNVILSHYESHVSGIFDRIDPFAHDLQKNARINGRKARELLRHTGASLMIQSKMIGRVEVSEKPDLLWDHPELERLYLRLEDEYELTERHNALKHKLELVHQTAETLTGLLGERRTLHVEWYITILIVIEIFLGLGEQFLWGGH
- a CDS encoding NADP-dependent isocitrate dehydrogenase; translated protein: MTKIKVDNPVVEIDGDEMTRIIWEMIRERMIKPYLDIDLAYYDLSIQNRDATDDQVTVDAANAIKKHGVGVKCATITPDEARVEEFSLKKMWKSPNGTIRNILNGTVFREPIICSNVPRYVPGWTAPMVIGRHAFGDQYKATDFKVPGPGRLTMTYTPADGGAPVEYEVFDFPSSGVAMGMYNLDESIEGFARACFNYGVQRNYPVYMSTKNTILKQYDGRFIEIFQRVFDEEFKAEFDKRKLWYEHRLIDDMVAQAVKSSGGFVWACKNYDGDVQSDIVAQGFGSLGLMTSVLLTPDGTCVEAEAAHGTVTRHYRQHQKGEKTSTNPIASIFAWTRGLQYRGQFDGNQPLIDFAKGLEDVCVQTVEAGHMTKDLALLVGGDQKWLTTEEFMDKIIEGLEARMA
- a CDS encoding L,D-transpeptidase family protein yields the protein MRFFLPALLIIAAFPVWAADVYDRPYIGDMKTHTTVFEDTFIQIARDNNIGFNELRSANPDIDPWLPGADVKLTLPTRHILPDADHQGIVINLPEMRLYYFKDKNEPPITHPLGVGREGLATPTGTTSIVRKVDGPIWRPTPRMREENPDLPAAVPPGTENPMGTHALYLGWPQYALHGTNKPYGIGRRVSSGCIRLYPEDIKTMYRDVPVGTKVTVIDQPVKLAWIDDTLYLEAHPRLDQAIKIEQEGGLPDYQLGADEMKAIIKAAGKDEALLDWPLVRKLVRERNGYPVAIAHRPVDKKQTVSEIEEETHEEEKEPSPTEESEESEDHDAPAKAPSPDVQEDENEGGESASSSAKESSDDEDMKAAADDETEDAPASQPRWRSLNP
- a CDS encoding tetratricopeptide repeat protein → MATKELPQNDLIHEIEESLRQEKLETLWKEYGSYLIAGIILTILFTAAITSWRSWNTKVNEAATASIMEALEADDPVRALTDASKSLRAGHGALATLTAAGILMQDGKNEEALVQLENTANNKKLDAQWRDLANVLMVRLSWGIQTEATDTDALLARLSPITSNNKNIWQPEALLQSALIEAHDRENYTQARAYLTQIIENNEAPAALKTKATMLDHVYEVKETAKETAQ
- a CDS encoding thioredoxin family protein; translated protein: MVLLHTPEKDSSFHAPDFSLTGTDGAVHTRESCSGDNGLLVMFICNHCPYVKAIINRLVPDCAALQKAGIGCVAVMPNDTANYPEDSLPNMKVFAREHGFTFPYLIDETQEIARAYGAVCTPDLFGFNVNGILQYRGRLDSAGPNEAETDTVRELRNAMLAIAETGTGPAKQVPSMGCSIKWK